Sequence from the Helianthus annuus cultivar XRQ/B chromosome 13, HanXRQr2.0-SUNRISE, whole genome shotgun sequence genome:
gttgactttttaagtgcacgtttgactcgacatttgacatagttagagtggtgatcagagggaacccttttaggggtttattacccacataaataccaactcataactacttttgatccgacaattcactggaccatttgtgaattatcgctataacaaccgttagttacgacggttgggtttataagctaaatctatggaaatacaagaccaaaatggatttgaacgacttacagaagttgggtCTTGATTAGGGAACAGAGAGGAATGCTCGAGAGCTtcagaatgatcagtagttgagtgtttgagttgtgatgaagtTATGAGCATAACatgtctatttatagtgcaacaaggcacccaagatcatcacacaacaccctacactgatcatggatgatgggcaggtgtcccatagagctatgggtcgagtagggggcgcccatgcctctgtcattggttgttggtcgttcaaaagctccaaaaggcaagaaaatacaagttttctgcatctgggcgtcccatgcggcccgcatgggagtttccATGCATTtgaacgcgggccgcctgagattcaaatatcaggcgagtaaaagaggtggctcgcggcccgcctctaCTTAACCCAAAAcacaacgcgggtcgcgagaggcttgattttcaggtttttaaaatcttttataatcattacgaaatcctggtaattaataacgaaatctttcgtaattattaacctgacctttcgggtttgaaggggtaactttgcggtttggccctcggttaattacaattaagggccttgtgttatttacccgcattattaagtccccggttaatttattaattattcggaaagccttaactttcactgttgacgcttttaacccttctcatacgaattcgatcataactttctcgttttaaaaaggaacttcgcggaatttatacagtatattctagtgagcgtataatactgttacaaagcctcgggagcgttaaatggtcactcagaggtataattaaacatgttgacacggttaacccctgtagcttgtaatctctcactttctcccgcgtttcgcttccgtacgatccatgattcattcgtttgaaggtacaagcaccatttagggttaccatacagtatatttacccttgtttgacatctataaccctcgaatttacatacattcaaggtttgtcaaaattagtcctttatttaatatcaatgccacgtgtaatcaaatgacacgtgttaacacatcattggacacaaaaattcgaggtgttacagtgaTGGTTGCAAGAGTACAAGCAAGGATAAGTGTGGAAATGTGATAGAAAGGGTAAACCCCCGAGCATTGATATGTTTATCTTATGGTTTTTATTGCGTTTTAAGTGATTATATTGTTTGAATGTGATAACTACGAGAAATTGTGGTTTTGCAGGATAATTGCTTAAATCGAGGGAATTAAAGTGCTTGGAGATGAAGTGGAACACCCGAAGATGGTAAGCATAGCAAAATACATTGTTCGGGACTTGTTTCGGCTTAGAAGTTAGCTTGGAAGCATGGGAGACGTAGAGGAATGAAGTTCGGGGTCCAAAGTGTCAATTGGGTAAAGCTAAATAATAAAGAAAAGGAGATGGAAGAACCcgtcgtaagctacggtgggCTGGCCGTAGCTTACGACCAAGATACACAAAGATAACAACAGGTTTCTGCCATAGCCTATGGCAGgaggccgtaggttacggcgagGTCTGGCTGGAAGTTCCGTAGTTGACTTTTTGAGGGTATAAAAAGgtttttcaaaaccctaattcattatCAAGCTTTGGGGACGAATTTGTGTGATTAAGGGGCACTTTTGGACGACTTTTCACCTCTCCTCATCATAGTTTTTACCGAATCAAAGATATTGAAGAGGAAATCAACCATGAACCAAGCAGTTGAAGGCCGAATCACCAacatgagcggctaattccttCGCGGTTTCCCCCGGGTGGAGGATTCTTGTAAGTGGATAGATTTATGTGTTTTTATTGTTTGTGAACTTGGTAATCTAAGCACTCGATGCTTTTTACCCTTTGATTCAATTGACTGGTTGTAAACGATTGATTTTTGTTCGAATCCTTAGTTCTAATTCATTcaattcccgagagttctagtaattgggatatatttgataGGGATTGGGATTGGTAATTTCAATTGATGTTTATGTGATAACCTTCCGTTGTTTTGCAATCAAAGTACTTAGTCCTTGAATAATCACAACCTGTTAATTGAGTTTTacaatcatgtctatgtgattgttgcaattaaacacataattatATCCATTGTGAATCTAAAATCCGGAGGAACCATCTTTCCTCTCATTCTTACAAACTTTCGTTAGTAGTTCTTAATTTAGTTTAACACACTCAAAAACCCGATTTTACATTTTTGCAAATGGATCTTTAATACTTAATCAATAGACACTTTTCACCATACTCCTCTGGCTCGATACCCTACTTACTCAGCTATCTACTTTATTTAGATTTATGCATGACACTCACGACAATCATCATGACCTGAGAGGAAGACATAGAATGGGGGTGTGGGGTTGGTGAAACATTCTATACATATAGATTAAAATGTGGATAAAATACACAAATAAGTAAATTGATGAAAATACCCAGGGCTTAACATTAAAATTGGATTGAGTTAGGTAACTAGACGAAAATGACAAGATAATGTAAACCTCGAGGGTtcatatgcaaaaaaaaaaaaaaaagttgggaTGAAGTCGATTAAAAGAGGGCAAGAGGAGGGGGGATGAAGTTTAGCTTTCTCTAGAGAAAGGGGAAGCCGACATCAAGATATGTTTGTAGGAATTTTGACTTGAAAGAAAGACATGGGATGGGAGTTTGGGGTTGGTGAAACATTCTATACATATAAGTTAAAATACGGATAAAATACACAAATAAGTAAATTGATGTAAAAACCCATGACTTAACATTAAAAATTGGATGGAGTTAGGTGACTGGATGAAAATGGCAGGATAACATAAACCTCAAGGGTCatatgttaaaaaagaaaaaaaaatggatTGAACTAACAAAAGTGACAAAATACCAGGgacaaaaatgacagtttactcttttgAAAAGTAACACATAAAGACCATAAGGGCATGGGGTCCCCGAAATCATCAATGCCAAGCAGGGAAGtccaaaaaaaccaaaaagaCTACCCGATGCTCGCATATATGCCCAACAAACAACAGGTATAATCCAATATGTATTAAACCGGTATATTAAGCAGGATTATATACAGATATGAGACTGAGATTACCGATACCCATGTATTAATCCGATATATAAAGCAGGATTATATACAGATACGAGACTGAGATTACCGATACCCAACAGAACCCCGACCCATTACCACCCAAGTATATAACAACACttttttttcataattttttttccaaattagaaaaaaatggaaaaagaacCCCCAAAATAACCTCGATCTACATCacatcaatcatcatcatacaaGGAGACAAGGGAgtctttgtttttcaaatttcgaatatttttagaaaaaccaGAGGCGATCCAATGAAATAACAACAggcgctctctctctctctctctctctctctctctctctctcgttttctcTCCCAGTGTCGTCTTCTCCACTCGCTCATTCATTACATGTTTCAAATCAATCCATACAAATGAGCTCGGATCCAGTTATGCAGGGGGTGAATCACAATGTTGATGAATATATCTCCCAGCTCATGCAGTGCAAACCCTTGTCTGAACCAGAGGTATATACCCTTTTCATTTCTTGATCTCATTATTAAATCTCATTATTTTTGGGGATTATAGATTCCATTTGAGATCAGATCCATATGGGCTCAGATCTATTGTGATAAAGTTTGAAgctttttctgtttttatttaattttggaaATTATTTGGATGTATGACAATCTGGGTGTAACTCCATGTATatcttttttttatgttttttttttttaattttttaatctttttataaTTTGGATAAGATTAGTTTTGGGTCAAAATTGGTTGATTTGGTATTGGTGAAATTTGATTGCTTTTAGGGAATCCATCCCATcttcctgtttttttttttttttttttttttaaatctgatTTCTGTCTTGTATAATAGTCTTGATGTATCTAACAGTTATGGATTGATCCATTTACAAGTAATTATGTGATATTGAATAGCTACATTTTGATAATAAAATGTGCCAGAGATTGTGTTTGGATAGTGAATAATCATTTTTGATGAGGTGAAATGTTTGACAAATTGTTGTTAAATAAGAAAGTAACCGATAAAACAACTGAAACGATGATAAGAAGTCGTTtcctttcattttcaatcttgtTGTAGCTAGTATCATCCATTCGCACTAATTAGTGGACCCCTAAACAGTTATATAATGATAGCTAAAGTTTAGTTATTATGACTTGAAGTTGCAATAATCAGATGAACACTTTAAAACGCGCATCCAAACGCTCTTAAATTTTTAAACAAGAATGTGGGATGTGAATCACGTGATCCGACCAATGTTAAGCgctaagtagttaatgcggtaaaatatcggatatcggttaaggactgatatttgagatatcggttatcgcggtgggatatcggtaattttaatatcatgctaaatttatatacatatagcaatttaacactaacaattgtaacaagtaagaactgactaagacttaaaacactaatagcaggaataagaagaaaaatgaacaatagaaataagaagaatgactaaattacgtttttggcccctgtggttgtatcacttttactatattagcctaaaataagaatttttaacatatctgcccccatggtctctataactaaccattttggcccatatgtctaaccattttagcccccatggtctttataactaaccattttggcccccatggtctctataactaaccattttggcccatatgtctaaccattttagcccccatggtctttataactaaccattttggcccccatgatctctagacttaggggccaaaatggttagttatagagaccatgggggcagatatgttaaaaattcttattttaggctaatatagtaaaagtgatataaccacaggggccaaaaacgtaattttctctaagaagaatggtactgatatcgggaaaatcggtgatttatcgatcaaatatcggTCCTATATCGGTCGAATATCAGACAATATCGCTGATATTATCGGTATCGATATTCTGACCAATATTTTGTATCGCTATCTCGgcaggggaccgataaccgatatatcactgatatattggttgatatatcgggatattaactacataggtTAAGCGACATATTCCGTTTCTAAATGTTACACCTATTTTTGGAGATGATAAAACTTGCATTTTATACTTATTATTGTATGCGTTTTTTTAAGACGGACTAAACAAACAGTTGAATGCTTTAATGTTGCTTTGCATGGATCATATCAAATTTTGATCCGATCGCGTGGAGCCTTTTTTATCAACGCCCCAAACTTTGActtttgttgagtgtttttttccAATGTTTACTTCTATGAATGTAGGTTAAGTCGTTATGTGACAAGGCAAAAGAGATCCTGATGCAAGAAAGCAATGTGCAGGTAGATACTCCTCTTACGATACCATCagaaaaaaatgtaattttttcttaaataaactCGTAAACTTTTCGCATACATTTTTGTTTCAGCCTGTTAAAAGCCCTGTGACAATCTGCGGGGATATTCACGGGCAATTTCATGATCTCGCAGAGCTTTTCCGGATCGGAGGGAAGGTGTGTGTTTGTGCTCTCGTTTCTATTCTGTTATCGGTATTTTGTGTTTACAATAAAGTGGTTGATGAAGAAAATCGTCATCATGTTTTAGAGCTtttaattcgagttgcgagctaATTACGTTGCTTCTTTTCCGTTCTTTGTTTAGTGCCCGGACACAAATTATTTATTCATGGGAGATTACGTTGACCGTGGTTATTACTCGGTTGAAACAGTGTCTGTAAGTGTTAATCCACCGTACAATTTTTTCTAAATATTAGCATGCGGGAAATTTtaaatttgtttctttttttGAATTTAGCTCTTGGTGGCCCTTAAAGTGCGTTATCCGCAAAGGCTTACTATTCTAAGAGGAAACCATGAAAGTCGCCAGGTATATTTTTTTTGCTGGAATTaacgtattattattattttccgTGCGATATAACATTTTAGCAGTCATGTGATAACGATTTTTTACGTAAAATATAATGTATATAATAGTAGTCGCAATGTTGTTTCTGCAGATCACTCAAGTGTACGGGTTTTATGACGAATGCTTAAGAAAGTGAGTTTccaacatttttttttatattcgACTTACTCATAGCTTAATGAATAttaggggtgcaaatgagccaagccgagcccgagcttgaccaggctcgagctcgagctcgattaacttatgtgagctcgggctcgactcgattcaagctttgttttcaaggctcgagctcggctcgtttgtattttctcaagctcgagctcggctcgtttattatctattaattaatatattaaataaaaataataaaaaaatagactttttaggctcgtgagctcgataagtgaagctcaggctcgagctcgtttactaaataagcttatttttagttTCGAGGTCGTCTTGTAAACAAGTttgaataagctcggctcgacttggctcgtttacactaaggctcgataaggctcgacgagcctaacgagcttcacatgcgaggctcgagctcgggctcgataaacaaacgagctttattttaggctcaagctcgataaggctcggctcgtttgcacccctaatgaATATGCAAGTTTATTCATTAAGTCAACTGTTGACTTTTTGCAGATACGGAACTGCTAACGTGTGGAAGACATTTACCGATCTATTTGATTATTTACCACTCACCGCATTGGTTAGTAACACTTAAACTTGTCTCAAGTATTAACCTAACCCTTGTGTTTTACCGTTTTAACCCTTGTGATTTTACGGGCTGTGTTGTCAGGTTGAATCTGAAATCTTTTGTCTTCATGGTGGATTGTCTCCGTCAATTGAAACACTCGATAATATAAGAAATTTTGACCGTGTTCAAGAAGTGCCCCATGAGGGGCCCATGTGTGATCTTTTATGGTCCGACCCTGATGACCGTTGCGGTTGGGGTATTTCACCTCGGGGCGCTGGATATACATTTGGTCAAGTAATTTTTTCTCCCAGTTATTactttgtattttttatttttggccctaaaaatgaaaaaaaaaaaaaaataatatataaagtTTGTTCCCTTGATAAAAAAAtattgagtaaaatgccattttcgtccatgaggtttggtcagttttgcgactttcgtccaaaggtttgtttttccacatctagatccaaaaggtttgaaatcttgccattttcatccggcttgtcAACTCCATTCATTATCTCCATTAAAGCAGGggcatttccgtcttttttgctaaattaaagggcaatttggtctttttcactttatgtaaaaagaccgaataccccggaaaaagacgaaaatacccctgacttaatggagaaaaatggatgtagttaacaagccggatgaaatggcaagatttcaaaccttttggatcgagatgtggaaaaacaaacctttggacagaAGTCGCAAAACGgaccaaacctcatggacgaaaatggcattttactcaaaaataaAGAAAGTTTGGACTATTTATGTGTGAGaagtaggggtgtaaacgagccgagctcgaccaggctcgagctcggctcgttaggtttttatgaagctcgaacTCGGCTCGGGGTTCgtgagtaaaacccaaagctcgagctcggctcgaactattttgagaacaaccttaaacgagctaaaagctcggctcgagctcacttcaacatcgcttaaacgagccaaagctcagctctagctcggctcatcaatgttatcatcattattaatatattatatatataaaaattaaaattttgtatgggctcgtttaggctcgcgagcctaaacaagctttgtatttcaggctcgagctcgggctcgttaaggctcggctcgttcgagcttttagcCGAGCCGATCACAAGTAGTTttcgagcctctgggcttgtttacacccctagtgaGAAGTACTATTTTATCCATAATATAAATTTGAGGAAAGCTGGTTACTTTTTTATGCGGTTAGTCGTTTATTTAACGTAGTTGCtaaattttgtttgttttacggTGTAATTCAGGATATATCCGAGCAATATAATCATACAAACGGCTTAAAGCTAATTGCTAGAGCACACCAGCTGGTTATGGAGGGATTCAATTGGGGACATGTAATAATTTTATTagccttttattttatttttgatggtTTAAAAAACGTCTTTTTTTACTAATTATTAAATTGATTATTACAGGAACGAAAAGTTGTGACAATTTTTAGCGCGCCTAATTATTGTTACCGTTGTGGAAATATGGCTTCAATTCTTGAAGTGGATGATTGCAAGGGTCACACGTTCATTCAGGTTTCTCTTTCACAGTTTTGTGTATAtactatacgtgtgtgtgtgtgtgtgtatctATATGTACACAgtacatatgtatgtatagatGCACATACACACATGCTACTACGGTTAGTGAGATCACCTGACAATAGGATTTAACTTTTTTGTACATATAATCTGAGCATCTGACTATTGGGACCCtaactaataataaaaaaagagtaaaatgtcattttcgtccctgaggtttggctagttttctgactttcgtccaaagatttgtttttccgcatctggatccaaaaggtttgaaatcttgccattttcatccagctcgttaactccatccatttttctccgttaagtcaggggtatttctgtctttttgtAAACTttaagggcaattcagtctttctcactttatgtacaagcatttagcataatgtacataaggtgaaaaagaccgaattgcttTTTAAGTTAACAggaaagacgaaaatacccctgactcaACCGAGAAAAAatgatggagttaacgagctggatgaaaatggcaagatttcaaaccttttggatccagatgcgaaataACAAgcctttggacgaaagttgcaaaactggccaaacctcagggacgaaaatggcattttactctaaaaaaaagATTGCAGCATATGGGGTGTTTTGTTTTGGAagtagggctgcaaatgaaccaaacgttcggcgaacagttcgtgaaccgttcggcgggaagttcgttcgtttattaaacaaacgaacacgaacaagaaatttcgttcttttagttaaataaacaaacatgaacagaggtcgtgtttgttcgtttatgttcatgaacgttcggtaacatgttcgtttgtgttcgatagtgtttttggtttttatatttatttaaatacttaaaaATTCCGACAAactaaatatctaataagtgttgGTGTATTATTTATTCTATTCATGAACGGTtgcttgtgttcgtttgtttccatttgtgttcatgaacattagtttgtgctcatttgtgtacgtcaacgttcgtttttgtttgttgcctaaaattaacaaacaaacacaaacgaacacgaacacgttcatttccttaacaaacaaacacgaacatcaaaactcgttcgataagtgttcgtgaacggttcgcgaacacatatattacttaacaaacgaacaaggtcttgttcgtgttcgtttgcagccctatttGGAAGTGATTATGTGACTATCCGGACTTTATTTCATAATGTTTGGATAAACTATTTCTA
This genomic interval carries:
- the LOC110898735 gene encoding serine/threonine-protein phosphatase PP2A catalytic subunit, with protein sequence MSSDPVMQGVNHNVDEYISQLMQCKPLSEPEVKSLCDKAKEILMQESNVQPVKSPVTICGDIHGQFHDLAELFRIGGKCPDTNYLFMGDYVDRGYYSVETVSLLVALKVRYPQRLTILRGNHESRQITQVYGFYDECLRKYGTANVWKTFTDLFDYLPLTALVESEIFCLHGGLSPSIETLDNIRNFDRVQEVPHEGPMCDLLWSDPDDRCGWGISPRGAGYTFGQDISEQYNHTNGLKLIARAHQLVMEGFNWGHERKVVTIFSAPNYCYRCGNMASILEVDDCKGHTFIQFEPAPRRGEPDVTRRTPDYFL